In one window of Skermanella rosea DNA:
- a CDS encoding beta-1,6-N-acetylglucosaminyltransferase, protein MKVVYQITLYHKEDQFRWLMAALYNDLDYFLIHIDKNSPESYVREIVEICGNRPNIHFQHALPIYWGGWSIVESQLQGLQEALKRWPDWQYFLNISGQDYPLCRREGIIEYLTGLNGSSGIACMSLPDLGISIRRRTWFQCIEYGHRVHRLPLPRVDLLVRRIKWKGSGWHTLSRGFSEWVVSSPTAVKWRRLCRRVMFPDEFYFQNVIMDGPFQPLRSSDNGRFVLWEQASSRPTVLRRNDFERMMESGKIFARKFDNDQDIDIIRAIAEKIGHPTPE, encoded by the coding sequence ATGAAAGTCGTTTACCAGATTACCCTTTACCATAAAGAGGATCAGTTTCGATGGTTGATGGCCGCGCTTTACAACGACCTCGATTATTTTCTGATTCATATCGACAAGAACTCTCCCGAGAGCTATGTTCGCGAAATAGTTGAGATTTGCGGCAATCGCCCCAACATCCATTTCCAGCATGCCCTTCCGATCTATTGGGGCGGCTGGAGCATCGTCGAATCGCAGTTGCAAGGCTTGCAGGAGGCCCTCAAGCGTTGGCCCGACTGGCAATATTTTTTAAACATAAGTGGTCAGGACTATCCACTCTGCCGCCGTGAAGGCATCATCGAATATCTGACTGGATTGAACGGATCGAGCGGCATAGCATGCATGTCGTTGCCCGACCTCGGCATAAGCATCCGTCGTCGCACCTGGTTCCAATGCATAGAATATGGGCACCGAGTCCATCGGCTTCCCTTGCCCAGGGTCGATCTGCTTGTCCGCAGGATAAAATGGAAAGGATCTGGATGGCACACTCTCTCGCGCGGGTTCAGCGAGTGGGTCGTATCGAGCCCGACGGCGGTCAAATGGCGCAGGCTCTGCAGGCGCGTAATGTTCCCGGATGAATTCTACTTCCAGAACGTCATCATGGACGGCCCTTTCCAGCCGTTGCGCTCCAGCGACAACGGCCGGTTCGTGCTGTGGGAACAGGCCTCGTCCCGGCCCACCGTGCTCCGCAGGAACGACTTCGAACGCATGATGGAAAGCGGAAAGATATTCGCCCGCAAGTTCGACAACGACCAGGACATCGACATCATCCGGGCCATCGCGGAAAAGATCGGCCATCCGACGCCCGAATAA
- a CDS encoding vitamin B12-dependent ribonucleotide reductase produces MRIERRFTTEGKDAYDGIEFRRTTSEIRNPDGSVVFQLADIDVPADWSQVACDILAQKYFRKAGIPAALKAVEENTVPSWLWRKVADEEALKRVSKENRLVGETSARQVFDRLAGTWTYWGWQGGYFDAESDARAFFDEMRYMLCRQMAAPNSPQWFNTGLHWAYGIDGPAQGHYYVDFRTGELTASESAYEHPQPHACFIQGVRDDLVGDGGIMDLWVREARLFKYGSGTGSNFSKVRGDGEKLSGGGRSSGLMSFLKIGDRAAGAIKSGGTTRRAAKMVTVDLDHPDIEAYIDWKVTEEQKVAALVAGSKLASKHMNAVMAAATEGFSPTDPKRLDPKENKALKKAVIAARKAMIPENYVQRVIQFAGQGYTSIQFKTYDTDWDSEAYLTVSGQNSNNSVRISNDFIESVLDDADWQLIRRTDGKVAKTLKARDLWEKIGEAAWACADPGVQFDTTINEWHTCPASGRINASNPCSEYMFLDDTACNLASLNLMTFRSPDGEFDIESFEHACRLWTVVLEISVLMAQFPSKEIAQLSYEFRTLGLGYANLGGLLMAAGISYDSDEGRALCGAITAVMTGVSYATSAEMAQELGTFPGYEINRDHMLRVIRNHRRAAYGDASGNGQEYEGLSVLPVAIREDECPNRDLVAAARRAWDSALELGELYGFRNAQATVIAPTGTIGLVMDCDTTGIEPDFALVKFKKLAGGGYFKIINRVVPEALRKLGYTPEQIEAIERYAVGHGTLKAAPGVNHAALKAKGFTDETLKALEQGLGNAFDIKFAFNKWSLGAEFCTEVLGIPAAALDDFGFDMLAHLGFSRAEIDAANTYCCGAMTLEGAPHLREEHLSVFDCANPCGRIGKRYLSTESHIRMMAAAQPFISGAISKTINMPNSATVEQCKDAYMLSWRLGTKANALYRDGSKLSQPLSSSILEGEDESEDEDTVQAIIDAPPAERAPMVAERIVEKVVERMRERADREKLPHRRKGYTQKAVVGGHKVYLRTGEYEDGRLGEIFIDMHKEGAAFRSLMNNFAIAISIGLQYGVPLEEFVEAFTFVRFEPSGPVQGNDAIKMATSVIDYIFRELAISYLQRTDLSHATPDDLFPDSLGTGDGEGNLPPAAERFTKDTLDAVQKVASKGYVRSNLRVLPGGQSTRAVAAMAVATGSQATALTSGGAGMGNEATARALSPDQSQPAVAVAVATAPAADQRMERIREARAKGYEGDPCGECGNMTLVRNGTCMKCDTCGSTTGCS; encoded by the coding sequence ATGCGGATTGAGCGACGTTTCACGACCGAAGGAAAGGACGCCTACGACGGAATCGAGTTCCGCCGTACCACCAGCGAGATCCGCAATCCCGACGGCTCGGTCGTGTTCCAGCTCGCCGACATCGACGTCCCGGCCGACTGGAGCCAGGTCGCCTGCGACATCCTTGCGCAGAAATATTTCCGCAAGGCCGGCATTCCCGCGGCCCTGAAGGCGGTCGAGGAGAACACCGTCCCCAGCTGGCTGTGGCGCAAGGTCGCCGACGAGGAGGCGCTGAAGCGCGTCTCCAAGGAGAACCGGCTGGTCGGCGAGACCTCGGCCCGGCAGGTGTTCGACCGGCTGGCCGGCACCTGGACCTACTGGGGCTGGCAGGGCGGCTATTTCGACGCCGAGTCGGACGCGCGCGCCTTCTTCGACGAGATGCGCTACATGCTGTGCCGCCAGATGGCGGCGCCCAACAGCCCGCAATGGTTCAACACCGGCCTGCACTGGGCCTACGGCATCGACGGCCCGGCCCAGGGCCACTACTACGTCGATTTCCGCACCGGCGAGCTGACCGCTTCCGAGTCGGCCTATGAGCACCCGCAGCCGCACGCCTGCTTCATCCAGGGCGTGCGCGACGACCTGGTCGGCGACGGCGGGATCATGGACCTGTGGGTGCGCGAGGCGCGGCTGTTCAAGTACGGCTCCGGCACCGGCTCCAACTTCTCCAAGGTCCGCGGCGACGGCGAGAAGCTGTCGGGCGGCGGCCGGTCCTCCGGCCTGATGAGTTTCCTGAAGATCGGCGACCGCGCCGCGGGCGCCATCAAGTCCGGCGGCACCACCCGGCGCGCCGCCAAGATGGTCACGGTCGACCTCGACCACCCGGACATCGAGGCCTATATCGACTGGAAGGTCACCGAGGAGCAGAAGGTCGCGGCGCTGGTCGCCGGCTCCAAGCTCGCCTCCAAGCACATGAACGCGGTCATGGCCGCCGCCACCGAGGGCTTCTCCCCGACCGACCCGAAGCGCCTGGACCCCAAGGAGAACAAGGCGCTGAAGAAGGCCGTCATCGCCGCCCGGAAGGCGATGATCCCGGAGAACTACGTCCAGCGCGTGATCCAGTTCGCCGGCCAGGGCTACACCTCGATCCAGTTCAAGACCTACGACACCGACTGGGATTCGGAAGCCTACCTGACCGTCTCGGGCCAGAACTCCAACAACTCGGTCCGGATCTCCAACGACTTCATCGAGTCCGTGCTGGACGACGCCGACTGGCAGCTGATCCGCCGCACCGACGGCAAGGTCGCCAAGACCCTGAAGGCGCGCGACCTGTGGGAGAAGATCGGCGAGGCGGCCTGGGCCTGCGCCGATCCCGGCGTCCAGTTCGACACCACCATCAACGAGTGGCACACCTGCCCGGCGTCCGGCCGGATCAACGCGTCGAACCCGTGCTCGGAATACATGTTCCTGGACGATACGGCGTGCAATCTGGCGTCGCTGAACCTCATGACCTTCCGCAGCCCCGACGGCGAGTTCGACATCGAGTCGTTCGAGCATGCCTGCCGGCTGTGGACCGTCGTGCTGGAAATCTCCGTCCTGATGGCCCAGTTCCCGTCGAAGGAGATCGCCCAGCTCAGCTACGAGTTCCGCACGCTCGGCCTCGGCTACGCCAACCTGGGCGGCCTGCTGATGGCGGCCGGCATCTCCTATGACAGCGACGAGGGCCGCGCGCTGTGCGGCGCCATCACCGCCGTCATGACCGGCGTGTCCTACGCCACCTCGGCCGAGATGGCGCAGGAACTGGGGACCTTCCCCGGCTACGAGATCAACCGCGACCACATGTTGCGGGTGATCCGCAACCACCGCCGCGCCGCCTACGGCGACGCGTCCGGCAACGGCCAGGAGTACGAGGGCCTGTCGGTCCTGCCGGTCGCGATCCGGGAGGACGAGTGCCCGAACCGGGACCTGGTCGCGGCGGCCCGGCGCGCCTGGGACAGCGCGCTGGAACTGGGCGAGCTGTACGGCTTCCGCAACGCCCAGGCCACGGTGATCGCCCCCACGGGTACCATCGGCCTGGTGATGGACTGCGACACCACCGGCATCGAGCCGGACTTCGCCCTGGTGAAGTTCAAGAAGCTGGCCGGCGGCGGCTACTTCAAGATCATCAACCGGGTGGTGCCCGAGGCGCTGCGCAAGCTGGGCTACACGCCCGAGCAGATCGAGGCGATCGAGCGGTACGCCGTCGGCCACGGCACGCTGAAGGCTGCACCCGGCGTCAACCACGCCGCCCTGAAGGCCAAGGGCTTCACCGACGAGACGCTGAAGGCGCTGGAGCAGGGCCTCGGCAACGCCTTCGACATCAAGTTCGCCTTCAACAAGTGGTCGCTGGGCGCGGAGTTCTGCACCGAGGTGCTGGGCATCCCGGCCGCCGCCCTGGATGATTTCGGCTTCGACATGCTGGCCCACCTGGGCTTCTCCCGGGCCGAGATCGACGCGGCGAACACCTATTGCTGCGGCGCCATGACGCTGGAGGGCGCCCCGCACCTCCGCGAGGAGCACCTGTCGGTGTTCGACTGCGCCAACCCCTGCGGCCGGATCGGCAAGCGCTACCTCTCGACCGAGAGCCACATCCGCATGATGGCGGCGGCCCAGCCGTTCATCTCGGGCGCCATCTCCAAGACCATCAACATGCCGAACTCGGCCACGGTCGAGCAGTGCAAGGACGCCTACATGCTGTCCTGGCGCCTGGGCACCAAGGCCAACGCGCTGTACCGCGACGGCTCCAAGCTCAGCCAGCCCCTGTCCAGCAGCATCCTGGAAGGCGAGGACGAGTCGGAGGACGAGGATACCGTCCAGGCCATCATCGACGCCCCGCCGGCCGAGCGGGCGCCGATGGTCGCGGAGCGGATCGTCGAGAAGGTGGTCGAGCGCATGCGCGAGCGGGCCGACCGCGAGAAGCTGCCGCACCGGCGCAAGGGCTACACCCAGAAGGCGGTGGTCGGCGGCCACAAGGTCTATCTGCGCACCGGAGAGTACGAGGACGGCCGGCTGGGCGAGATCTTCATCGACATGCACAAGGAAGGCGCCGCCTTCCGGTCGCTGATGAACAACTTCGCCATCGCGATCTCGATCGGCCTTCAGTACGGCGTGCCGCTGGAGGAGTTCGTGGAAGCCTTCACCTTCGTCCGCTTCGAGCCGTCGGGACCGGTCCAGGGCAACGACGCGATCAAGATGGCGACGTCGGTGATCGACTACATCTTCCGCGAACTGGCGATCAGCTACCTGCAGCGCACCGACCTGTCCCACGCCACGCCGGACGACCTGTTCCCCGACAGCCTGGGCACCGGCGACGGCGAAGGCAACCTGCCCCCGGCGGCGGAGCGCTTCACCAAGGACACGCTCGACGCCGTGCAGAAGGTCGCCAGCAAGGGCTATGTCCGGTCCAACCTGCGCGTCCTGCCGGGCGGCCAGTCCACCCGCGCCGTCGCCGCCATGGCGGTGGCCACGGGTTCCCAGGCGACCGCGCTGACCAGCGGCGGGGCCGGGATGGGGAACGAGGCGACCGCCCGCGCCCTGTCGCCGGACCAGTCCCAGCCGGCCGTCGCCGTGGCGGTCGCGACCGCGCCGGCGGCCGACCAGCGGATGGAGCGCATCCGCGAGGCCCGCGCCAAGGGATATGAGGGCGATCCTTGCGGCGAGTGCGGGAACATGACGCTGGTGCGCAACGGCACCTGCATGAAGTGCGACACCTGCGGCTCCACGACCGGCTGCTCCTGA
- a CDS encoding NADH:ubiquinone oxidoreductase subunit NDUFA12: MKERISFNTFLSNLQIRLFTWRRGELVGTDQFGNAYYREKKAKGRRERRWVIYNGEPEATKVPPEWHGWLHFTVNEPLKENSAFHKPWQKPHVPNATGSLGAYRPPGHTLEGGQRGRATGDYEPWTPG; this comes from the coding sequence ATGAAAGAACGCATATCCTTCAACACGTTTCTGTCCAACCTGCAGATCCGCCTGTTCACGTGGCGCCGCGGCGAGCTGGTCGGGACCGACCAGTTCGGCAACGCCTACTACCGGGAAAAGAAGGCCAAGGGACGCCGCGAGCGCCGCTGGGTCATCTACAACGGCGAGCCGGAGGCGACCAAGGTTCCGCCGGAATGGCACGGATGGCTGCACTTCACGGTCAACGAGCCGCTGAAGGAGAACAGCGCGTTCCACAAGCCCTGGCAGAAGCCGCACGTGCCCAACGCCACCGGCAGCCTCGGCGCCTACCGGCCGCCGGGCCACACGCTGGAGGGCGGCCAGCGCGGACGTGCCACCGGCGACTATGAACCGTGGACTCCGGGCTGA
- the mlaD gene encoding outer membrane lipid asymmetry maintenance protein MlaD has translation MRRNTIETVLGGVVIAVAGFFLVFAYTSADLRRVEGYEVSANFSSVGGLQSGSDVRISGVKVGTVTSQTLDPSTYLAVVHMTIDPSIKLPKDTVALIASESLLGGKYMALEPGGDPDIIQPGGRIDFTQSTPGLEQLLGQVIFSMQGGGQQGQGQGQGDGAQPAPPAAGGAQGGGLLGN, from the coding sequence ATGCGCAGGAATACCATTGAAACCGTGCTCGGCGGTGTCGTCATCGCCGTGGCGGGTTTCTTTTTGGTCTTTGCCTACACCAGCGCCGACCTGCGGCGGGTCGAGGGCTACGAGGTCTCGGCCAACTTCTCCAGCGTCGGCGGCCTGCAGAGCGGCAGCGACGTCCGGATCAGCGGCGTCAAGGTCGGCACGGTGACCAGCCAGACCCTGGACCCTTCCACGTATCTCGCGGTCGTCCACATGACGATCGACCCCAGCATCAAGCTGCCCAAGGACACCGTCGCCCTGATCGCGAGCGAGAGCCTGTTGGGCGGCAAATACATGGCGCTGGAGCCGGGCGGCGATCCGGACATCATCCAGCCCGGGGGCCGGATCGACTTCACCCAGTCCACGCCGGGCCTGGAACAGCTGCTGGGCCAGGTCATCTTCAGCATGCAGGGCGGCGGCCAGCAGGGGCAAGGGCAGGGGCAGGGCGACGGAGCCCAGCCGGCGCCTCCCGCGGCGGGCGGCGCCCAGGGCGGCGGGCTGCTCGGCAACTGA
- a CDS encoding class I SAM-dependent methyltransferase → MTDRTGPSQSWDACGYAENARFVADLGLPVVDLLAPRPGERILDLGCGDGVLTEKLAAAGCRVVGVDASPELTAAARARGIEVHLMDGHALAVGGGFDAVFSNAALHWMLRPDDVIAGVWNALRPGGRFVGEFGGAGNVARIVDALEVVLGRRGIDGKAANPWFFPTPDDYAARLAAAGFRVRSCELIERPTPLPTGMAGWLATFAGSFLAVVPEGERNAVLDEVMAAIAPDLLKSDGTWYADYVRLRFAADRPGG, encoded by the coding sequence ATGACCGACCGGACCGGACCTTCGCAGAGCTGGGATGCCTGCGGCTACGCGGAAAACGCCCGGTTCGTCGCGGATCTCGGCCTGCCGGTCGTCGACCTGCTGGCCCCCCGGCCGGGCGAGCGCATCCTCGACCTCGGCTGCGGCGACGGCGTCCTGACGGAAAAGCTGGCTGCCGCCGGCTGCCGGGTGGTCGGCGTCGATGCCAGCCCGGAACTGACCGCCGCGGCGCGGGCTCGCGGGATCGAGGTCCATCTGATGGACGGGCATGCGCTGGCCGTGGGCGGCGGGTTCGACGCCGTCTTCTCCAACGCGGCGCTGCACTGGATGCTCCGGCCGGATGACGTGATCGCCGGAGTGTGGAACGCGCTGCGGCCCGGCGGACGGTTCGTCGGCGAGTTCGGCGGGGCCGGCAACGTCGCCCGGATCGTCGATGCGCTGGAGGTGGTCCTGGGCCGGCGCGGCATCGACGGCAAGGCCGCCAATCCCTGGTTCTTCCCCACGCCGGACGATTATGCCGCCAGGCTGGCGGCGGCCGGCTTCCGGGTGCGCTCGTGCGAGCTGATCGAACGGCCGACGCCCCTGCCGACCGGGATGGCCGGCTGGCTCGCGACCTTCGCGGGGAGCTTCCTCGCCGTCGTGCCGGAGGGGGAGCGGAACGCCGTGCTGGACGAGGTGATGGCGGCGATCGCGCCGGACCTGCTGAAATCCGACGGGACCTGGTACGCCGACTATGTCCGCTTGAGGTTCGCCGCGGACAGGCCGGGCGGCTGA